A part of Acidimicrobiales bacterium genomic DNA contains:
- a CDS encoding YlxR family protein — translation MSGEGGRPPQRTCIGCRRVAPASELVRVVRTADGGLVAGRTLPGRGAWLCRPADACLQLAVRRRAFARALRGDVRPGADEVLRAALGGGGDPTTRRASRTAH, via the coding sequence CTGAGCGGCGAGGGCGGCCGGCCCCCGCAGCGCACCTGCATCGGGTGCCGCCGGGTCGCGCCGGCCTCCGAGCTGGTGCGGGTGGTCCGCACCGCCGACGGTGGTCTGGTCGCGGGGCGCACCCTGCCGGGACGCGGCGCGTGGCTGTGCCGCCCGGCGGATGCCTGTCTGCAGCTCGCAGTGCGCCGCCGGGCCTTCGCCCGAGCGCTGCGAGGCGACGTCCGCCCCGGGGCGGACGAGGTGCTGCGCGCCGCGCTCGGGGGCGGTGGCGACCCGACGACGCGTCGAGCGTCTCGCACGGCACACTGA
- a CDS encoding ribosome maturation factor RimP, translated as MTAPDRLTEIIEPVIAGLGLDLYDLESGGGLVRVLVDRPGGVDLDALSAATRAVSGALDAADPIAGRYTLEVSSPGLERPLRTPAHFEQALGATVAVRTRPGSEGERRVRGVLRAAGADGIVVELDEPAATGAGPAERRLRYDEIERARTVFEWGPAPRPGSTKQSQQKRAASR; from the coding sequence ATGACCGCCCCGGACCGCCTCACGGAGATCATCGAACCGGTGATCGCCGGGCTCGGCCTGGATCTGTACGACCTGGAGTCGGGCGGAGGCCTGGTCCGGGTGCTCGTCGACCGGCCGGGCGGTGTCGATCTCGATGCGCTCTCGGCGGCGACCAGGGCCGTGTCGGGCGCCCTCGATGCCGCCGACCCGATCGCCGGCCGCTACACCCTCGAGGTCTCCAGTCCGGGCCTCGAGCGGCCGCTGCGGACGCCGGCCCACTTCGAGCAGGCCCTCGGCGCCACGGTGGCCGTGCGGACACGACCCGGATCGGAGGGGGAGCGGCGAGTGCGGGGGGTGCTGCGCGCCGCCGGGGCCGACGGCATCGTGGTCGAGCTGGACGAGCCCGCCGCGACCGGGGCCGGCCCGGCCGAACGTCGCCTCCGCTACGACGAGATCGAGCGAGCCCGAACCGTGTTCGAGTGGGGTCCGGCGCCGCGGCCGGGCTCGACCAAGCAGAGCCAGCAGAAGAGGGCAGCATCGCGATGA
- a CDS encoding proline--tRNA ligase: protein MAKAPVLTPQSDDFPRWYQDVVAKAELADNGPVRGTMVIRPYGYAIWERIQAELDRRIKEAGAENAYFPLFIPESYLHKEAQHVEGFSPELAVVTHGGGKKLEEPAVVRPTSETVINVYFSKWVQSYRDLPLLLNQWANVVRWELRPRLFLRTTEFLWQEGHTCHATQADARSYAVRILRDVYEDVMVNVLGVPVFLGTKTADERFAGAINTLACEAMMRDGKALQMGTSHELGQNFARAFGTQFLDENGEQLFVWQTSWGVSTRLVGGLVMAHGDDAGLRLPPAVAPTQVVVLLVRAEDGAPAAAAALADELRSAGLRVHLDDRVETSFGRRAVDWELKGVPVRLEVGPRDLATGQVTLVRRDSSEKAAVPLAGVVHRTRDLLAEVQRALLAEARDFRDAKTVDVASVAEAVEASRSGFARVRWGEVGADGLAAIHGATATVRCLLRPDGGLPDEESPDLVALVGRAY, encoded by the coding sequence ATGGCCAAGGCTCCGGTGCTCACCCCCCAGTCCGACGACTTCCCCCGCTGGTACCAGGACGTCGTCGCCAAGGCCGAGCTGGCCGACAACGGGCCGGTCCGCGGCACCATGGTCATCCGCCCCTACGGGTACGCCATCTGGGAGCGGATCCAGGCCGAGCTCGACCGCCGGATCAAGGAGGCCGGGGCCGAGAACGCCTACTTCCCGCTGTTCATCCCCGAGTCGTACCTCCACAAGGAGGCCCAGCACGTCGAGGGCTTCAGCCCGGAGCTGGCGGTCGTCACCCACGGCGGCGGCAAGAAGCTCGAGGAGCCGGCGGTCGTGCGGCCCACCAGTGAGACCGTGATCAACGTCTACTTCTCGAAGTGGGTGCAGAGCTACCGCGACCTGCCGCTGCTGCTGAACCAGTGGGCCAACGTCGTGCGCTGGGAGCTCCGCCCCCGCCTCTTCCTGCGCACCACCGAGTTCCTGTGGCAGGAGGGGCACACCTGCCACGCCACCCAGGCCGACGCCCGCTCGTATGCCGTGCGGATCCTGCGGGACGTCTACGAGGACGTGATGGTGAACGTGCTGGGGGTGCCGGTCTTCCTCGGCACCAAGACGGCCGACGAGCGCTTCGCGGGGGCGATCAACACGCTCGCCTGCGAGGCCATGATGCGCGACGGCAAGGCCCTCCAGATGGGGACGAGCCACGAGCTGGGCCAGAACTTCGCACGCGCCTTCGGCACCCAGTTCCTGGACGAGAACGGCGAGCAGCTGTTCGTCTGGCAGACCTCGTGGGGGGTGTCCACCCGGCTCGTCGGCGGGCTGGTGATGGCCCATGGTGACGACGCCGGGTTGCGGCTCCCCCCGGCGGTGGCCCCGACGCAGGTGGTGGTGCTGCTCGTGCGGGCCGAGGACGGTGCCCCCGCTGCGGCTGCAGCGCTGGCCGACGAGCTGCGGTCGGCGGGCCTGCGGGTGCACCTCGACGACCGGGTCGAGACGTCGTTCGGGCGTCGGGCGGTCGACTGGGAGCTGAAGGGCGTGCCCGTCCGGCTCGAGGTCGGCCCCCGTGACCTGGCCACCGGCCAGGTCACGCTGGTCCGCCGGGACAGCTCCGAGAAGGCCGCGGTGCCCCTGGCCGGGGTGGTCCACCGCACGCGCGACCTGCTGGCCGAGGTGCAGAGGGCGCTGCTCGCCGAGGCGCGCGACTTCCGGGATGCCAAGACGGTCGACGTCGCCTCGGTGGCCGAGGCCGTGGAGGCGAGCCGCAGCGGCTTCGCCCGGGTGCGGTGGGGGGAGGTCGGTGCCGATGGCCTGGCCGCGATACACGGCGCCACGGCCACCGTACGCTGCCTGCTCCGGCCCGACGGGGGGCTGCCCGACGAGGAGTCCCCCGACCTCGTGGCCCTGGTCGGCCGGGCCTACTGA
- the ispG gene encoding flavodoxin-dependent (E)-4-hydroxy-3-methylbut-2-enyl-diphosphate synthase: protein MSLTAYPRRPTRQITVGSVAVGADAPVSVQSMTTTKTADVDGTLAQIYALAGAACDIVRCTCNDGEAAEGLARIVPRSPLPVVADIHFQYKLALAALEAGVHQLRLNPGNIRKPEHVKAVATEARDRGISCRIGVNAGSLDPELYERHGGATPEAMVESAKREIGYFEEVGYDLIEISVKSSNVPVMIEAYRLLADVTDHPLHLGVTEAGPPPAGIVKATAGIATLLAEGIGDTIRYSLTADPVEEARAGRTLLEALGLRERRGIDLIACPSCGRAEIDVIAVAGAAQAALQERNLPLQVAVMGCVVNGPGEARSADLGIAAGRHKGHLFIKGEVVRVVPEADMVAALVEEAERLVAEGVEARLAARDVDAAAEAEADRVALLDEQGADANASEQRVELIRHTLED, encoded by the coding sequence GTGAGCCTCACCGCCTACCCCCGGCGCCCCACCCGCCAGATCACCGTGGGCTCGGTGGCCGTCGGCGCCGACGCGCCGGTCTCGGTGCAGTCGATGACCACCACCAAGACCGCCGACGTGGATGGCACGCTCGCGCAGATCTACGCCCTGGCCGGCGCCGCCTGCGACATCGTGCGCTGCACCTGCAACGACGGCGAGGCGGCCGAGGGGCTCGCCCGGATCGTCCCCCGGTCGCCGCTGCCGGTGGTGGCCGACATCCACTTCCAGTACAAGCTGGCCCTGGCGGCGCTCGAGGCCGGGGTCCACCAGCTCCGCCTCAACCCCGGCAACATCCGCAAGCCCGAGCACGTCAAGGCCGTCGCCACGGAGGCCCGCGACCGCGGCATCTCCTGTCGGATCGGGGTGAACGCCGGCAGCCTCGACCCCGAGCTCTACGAGCGCCACGGGGGCGCGACGCCCGAGGCCATGGTCGAGTCGGCCAAGCGGGAGATCGGCTACTTCGAGGAGGTCGGCTACGACCTCATCGAGATCTCGGTGAAGTCGTCGAACGTGCCGGTGATGATCGAGGCCTACCGGCTGCTCGCCGACGTCACCGACCACCCGCTGCACCTCGGGGTCACCGAGGCGGGGCCCCCGCCGGCCGGCATCGTGAAGGCCACCGCCGGGATCGCCACCCTGCTCGCCGAGGGGATCGGCGACACCATCCGCTACTCGCTGACGGCCGACCCGGTGGAGGAGGCCCGGGCCGGGCGCACCCTGCTCGAGGCGCTCGGGCTCCGCGAGCGGCGCGGCATCGACCTCATCGCCTGCCCGTCGTGCGGCCGGGCCGAGATCGACGTGATCGCCGTCGCCGGCGCCGCGCAGGCCGCCCTGCAGGAGCGCAACCTGCCGTTGCAGGTCGCCGTCATGGGCTGCGTCGTCAACGGGCCGGGTGAGGCCCGCTCTGCCGACCTGGGCATCGCCGCCGGGCGACACAAGGGCCACCTGTTCATCAAGGGCGAGGTCGTCCGGGTGGTGCCCGAGGCCGACATGGTGGCGGCCCTGGTCGAGGAGGCCGAGCGCCTGGTCGCCGAGGGCGTCGAGGCGCGCCTGGCGGCGCGCGACGTCGACGCCGCGGCCGAGGCCGAGGCCGATCGCGTCGCGCTGCTCGACGAGCAGGGCGCCGACGCCAACGCCAGCGAGCAGCGCGTGGAGCTGATCCGCCACACTCTCGAGGACTGA
- a CDS encoding site-2 protease family protein, with protein MNDAENTSVSPPPDGGAPTPDPRGERPRGAGIRLALLVAGVVALGVLGSVSAVVVVLALIVVIFLHELGHYVMAKRAGMKVTEFFIGFGPRIWSTRRGETEYGLKVVPAGAYVRIIGMNNLDPVDPADEPRTYRQASYPNRMAVALAGSTMHFLIALVLLFVLIVGWGLPREDTWEVGALSRLETGPSPAEDAGLRLGDRIVAVDGQPTPTFDDAVAIIRASPGEQVTLTIERDGRTLEATTTLADRNPDGEPVGFLGVGPDYPLVREGPLGAGRRAVVEFADTMWLSVRALGSFFTPSSLGDYVDQVVGRQPQGASGTSGAGDGGDGNRLLSPVGAVRIASQAADAGIAELLSFLIAINIFIGIFNLVPLLPLDGGHVAIATYERIRSRKGRRYQVDVAKLLPVTYAVVVVLVTLGVTALYLDLTDPVSNPFSP; from the coding sequence GTGAACGACGCCGAGAACACCTCTGTCTCGCCGCCCCCGGACGGGGGAGCGCCGACACCCGACCCCAGGGGTGAGCGACCGCGGGGCGCCGGGATCCGACTCGCCCTGCTCGTCGCCGGGGTGGTGGCGCTCGGCGTGCTCGGGTCGGTGTCGGCGGTCGTGGTCGTGCTGGCCCTGATCGTCGTGATCTTCCTGCACGAGCTGGGCCACTACGTGATGGCCAAGCGGGCCGGCATGAAGGTCACCGAGTTCTTCATCGGGTTCGGGCCGCGGATCTGGTCCACGCGCCGGGGCGAGACCGAGTACGGCCTCAAGGTCGTGCCCGCCGGCGCCTACGTGCGGATCATCGGGATGAACAACCTCGACCCGGTCGATCCGGCCGACGAGCCGCGCACGTACCGCCAGGCGTCGTACCCCAACCGGATGGCGGTGGCCCTCGCGGGCTCGACCATGCACTTCCTGATCGCCCTCGTGCTGCTCTTCGTGCTCATCGTCGGCTGGGGGCTGCCGCGGGAGGACACCTGGGAGGTCGGCGCGCTGTCTCGGCTCGAGACCGGGCCCAGCCCCGCCGAGGATGCCGGGCTGCGCCTGGGCGACCGCATCGTGGCCGTCGACGGCCAGCCCACGCCGACCTTCGACGACGCCGTGGCCATCATCCGGGCCTCCCCCGGCGAGCAGGTCACCCTCACGATCGAGCGCGACGGGCGCACCCTCGAGGCCACGACCACCCTCGCCGACCGCAACCCCGACGGCGAGCCGGTCGGCTTCCTGGGGGTGGGCCCGGACTACCCGTTGGTGCGCGAGGGCCCGCTGGGCGCGGGGCGCCGGGCCGTCGTGGAGTTCGCGGACACCATGTGGCTGTCGGTGCGGGCCCTCGGGTCGTTCTTCACCCCGTCGAGCCTGGGCGACTACGTCGACCAGGTGGTGGGTCGCCAGCCACAGGGCGCGTCGGGGACGTCGGGTGCCGGCGACGGCGGTGACGGCAACCGGCTGCTGTCGCCGGTGGGGGCGGTGCGCATCGCGTCCCAGGCCGCCGACGCCGGGATCGCGGAGCTGCTCAGCTTCCTGATCGCGATCAACATCTTCATCGGCATCTTCAACCTGGTGCCGCTGCTCCCGCTCGACGGGGGGCACGTGGCCATCGCCACCTACGAGCGCATCCGCTCGCGGAAGGGCCGCAGGTACCAGGTCGACGTGGCCAAGCTCCTCCCCGTCACCTACGCGGTGGTGGTCGTGCTCGTCACGCTGGGCGTCACCGCCCTCTACCTCGACCTCACCGACCCCGTCTCCAACCCCTTCTCGCCGTGA
- a CDS encoding 1-deoxy-D-xylulose-5-phosphate reductoisomerase — MPPVTVAVVGSTGSIGTQTLDVVRAEGDRFEIVALGAGSSVDALARQAHDVRPRVVAIADPGAASALAERVPPGTEVVAGPDALAAIAAEADVVVNGVVGFAGLPVTLAALGAGRRLALANKESLIAAGPVVQRVRATPGAELVPVDSEHSAVHQCLRASIDGAGRELARIVLTASGGPFRGRSRAELASVTVDDALAHPTWRMGPKITVDSSTLMNKGLEVIEAHELFGTGYDRIEVVVHPQSIVHSMVEFTDGATIAQLSRPDMRLPIGYALAYPERLGTPFGRLDWAELGRLDFEPPDGDAFPCLALADRAGRVGGTAPAWLNAANEVAVAAFLDGQLAWVAIPEVIAATLDRHDGAAADSVDAVLDADRRARAAAGAEVRRRRAA, encoded by the coding sequence TTGCCACCGGTCACCGTCGCCGTCGTCGGGTCCACCGGCTCGATCGGGACCCAGACGCTCGACGTCGTCCGGGCCGAGGGAGACCGGTTCGAGATCGTGGCGCTCGGGGCGGGCTCGTCGGTCGACGCCCTCGCCCGCCAGGCGCACGACGTGCGGCCCCGGGTCGTGGCCATCGCCGACCCCGGTGCCGCCTCCGCCCTGGCCGAGCGGGTGCCGCCCGGTACCGAGGTGGTGGCCGGGCCCGACGCCCTGGCGGCCATCGCGGCCGAGGCCGACGTGGTCGTGAACGGCGTGGTGGGCTTCGCCGGGCTCCCCGTCACCTTGGCCGCCCTGGGTGCCGGCCGCAGGCTCGCCCTCGCCAACAAGGAGTCGCTGATCGCCGCCGGACCGGTGGTGCAGCGGGTCCGGGCCACGCCGGGAGCCGAGCTGGTGCCGGTCGACTCGGAGCACAGCGCGGTGCACCAGTGCCTGCGAGCCAGCATCGACGGAGCCGGGCGCGAGCTGGCGCGCATCGTCCTCACGGCCAGCGGCGGGCCCTTCCGCGGGCGGAGCCGGGCCGAGCTGGCCTCGGTCACGGTCGACGACGCGCTGGCCCATCCCACGTGGCGGATGGGGCCCAAGATCACGGTCGACTCCTCGACCCTCATGAACAAGGGGCTCGAGGTGATCGAGGCCCACGAGCTGTTCGGCACGGGGTACGACCGCATCGAGGTCGTCGTGCACCCCCAGTCGATCGTGCACTCCATGGTCGAGTTCACCGACGGCGCCACCATCGCCCAGCTGTCGCGTCCCGACATGCGCCTGCCGATCGGCTACGCCCTCGCCTACCCGGAGCGGCTCGGCACCCCGTTCGGCCGCCTCGACTGGGCGGAGCTGGGACGCCTCGACTTCGAGCCGCCCGACGGCGACGCGTTCCCGTGCCTGGCCCTCGCCGACCGCGCCGGGCGGGTCGGGGGGACGGCACCGGCCTGGCTGAACGCCGCCAACGAGGTGGCGGTGGCGGCGTTCCTCGACGGGCAACTCGCCTGGGTCGCCATCCCCGAGGTGATCGCGGCCACGCTCGACCGCCACGACGGGGCTGCCGCCGACTCGGTGGACGCGGTGCTCGATGCCGACCGCCGGGCGCGGGCTGCGGCCGGTGCCGAGGTGCGCCGGCGGCGGGCCGCGTGA
- a CDS encoding phosphatidate cytidylyltransferase → MDDQSRYKPPDEEGTPEGVRIIGAEEAAEAVERGDLASRRPADAPRFGDRPPAPAGPRPPLRFPLPESADPASLGRPQPAGAAPNLPHWTEPATGEVPRILAEGSDEGGAEGGDDLDAWSSFAQAPRWRDQPSDWEEPDYEDGSLLADETTRLGALDPDRPGEAELFSFDDVEPDTVVTPIRSRAVAAPAEAGHAPATGDMGRNLPLAVGTAVGLAAVALVLFYIGPGAAMILVTPILVLAAAELFGALRKAEYQPATLLGLVAVGALGLASFWRGESAYPLVLFLTVVFGLLWYLVADTMDLPIPNLAITLLGVLYVGVLGSFAALLLKFPNGIGMLLGAVIGAVAYDVGGFFVGRSAGRSQLAPDVSPGKTYEGLIGGMVLAVLACVVIVGRITPWNSFGDALLLGVVVAVAAPLGDLCESMLKRNLGIKDMGGILPGHGGLLDRFDTLLFVLPATYYLVRVLDLF, encoded by the coding sequence GTGGACGACCAGAGCCGCTACAAGCCTCCCGACGAGGAGGGCACGCCGGAAGGCGTGCGGATCATCGGCGCCGAGGAGGCGGCGGAGGCGGTCGAGCGCGGTGATCTGGCGTCCCGGCGCCCTGCCGACGCGCCCCGGTTCGGTGACCGGCCGCCGGCACCGGCGGGGCCCCGCCCGCCGTTGCGGTTCCCGTTGCCGGAGTCGGCCGACCCGGCCTCGCTCGGGCGCCCGCAGCCGGCGGGCGCGGCGCCGAACCTGCCCCACTGGACCGAGCCGGCCACCGGCGAGGTGCCCCGCATCCTGGCCGAGGGCTCCGACGAGGGCGGCGCCGAGGGCGGCGACGACCTCGATGCCTGGTCGTCGTTCGCGCAGGCGCCCCGTTGGCGCGACCAGCCCTCCGACTGGGAGGAGCCCGACTACGAGGACGGTTCCCTGCTCGCCGACGAGACCACACGGCTCGGCGCCCTCGATCCCGACCGGCCCGGCGAGGCCGAGCTGTTCTCGTTCGACGACGTCGAGCCCGACACGGTGGTGACGCCGATCCGCAGCCGCGCCGTGGCGGCCCCCGCCGAGGCCGGCCACGCCCCCGCCACCGGCGACATGGGCCGCAACCTGCCGCTCGCCGTGGGCACGGCGGTCGGCCTGGCGGCCGTGGCGCTGGTGCTCTTCTACATCGGGCCCGGCGCCGCCATGATCCTGGTCACGCCGATCCTGGTGCTGGCCGCGGCCGAGCTGTTCGGCGCCCTCCGCAAGGCCGAGTACCAGCCGGCCACCCTGCTCGGGCTGGTGGCTGTCGGCGCCCTCGGGCTGGCCTCGTTCTGGCGGGGCGAGTCGGCGTACCCGCTCGTGCTGTTCCTCACGGTTGTCTTCGGCCTCCTGTGGTACCTGGTGGCCGACACCATGGACCTTCCGATCCCCAACCTGGCGATCACCCTGCTCGGGGTGCTCTACGTCGGCGTGCTCGGGTCGTTCGCGGCGCTCCTGCTCAAGTTCCCGAACGGCATCGGGATGCTGCTGGGCGCCGTGATCGGGGCCGTCGCCTACGACGTGGGTGGCTTCTTCGTCGGGCGCAGCGCCGGGCGCAGCCAGCTCGCCCCGGACGTCAGCCCGGGCAAGACCTACGAGGGCCTGATCGGGGGCATGGTGCTCGCGGTGCTGGCCTGCGTGGTGATCGTCGGGCGGATCACCCCGTGGAACTCCTTCGGCGACGCGCTGCTGCTCGGCGTGGTGGTGGCCGTGGCCGCCCCGCTCGGCGACCTGTGCGAGTCGATGCTCAAGCGCAACCTGGGCATCAAGGACATGGGGGGGATCCTCCCCGGGCACGGCGGCCTCCTCGACCGCTTCGACACCCTCCTGTTCGTGCTGCCGGCCACGTACTACCTGGTGCGCGTGCTCGACCTGTTCTGA
- the frr gene encoding ribosome recycling factor, with protein sequence MIDETLLETIDKMKKAVEHTHAEFATLRTGRAAPALVEKLHVDYYGSDVELRQLAGFSVPEARTLVVQPYDKGALGAVEKAIRNSDLGLNPSNDGVVIRLTFPPLTAERRKQLVKVARHMAEEGRVAVRNVRRQTRHELEAAEKKSEISIDELDRAEKELEKITHDHVDEIDKALHHKEQELLEV encoded by the coding sequence ATGATCGACGAGACGCTGCTCGAGACCATCGACAAGATGAAGAAGGCCGTCGAGCACACCCACGCCGAGTTCGCCACCCTCCGCACCGGTCGCGCGGCCCCGGCGCTGGTCGAGAAGCTCCACGTCGACTACTACGGCTCCGACGTCGAGCTCCGCCAGCTGGCCGGCTTCTCCGTGCCCGAGGCCCGCACCCTGGTGGTCCAGCCCTACGACAAGGGCGCGCTCGGCGCCGTCGAGAAGGCCATCCGCAACTCCGACCTCGGCCTCAACCCGTCGAACGACGGGGTCGTGATCCGTCTGACGTTCCCGCCGCTCACGGCGGAGCGCCGCAAGCAGCTGGTGAAGGTGGCCCGGCACATGGCCGAGGAGGGGCGGGTGGCCGTGCGCAACGTGCGGCGCCAGACACGCCACGAGCTCGAGGCGGCCGAGAAGAAGAGCGAGATCTCGATCGACGAGCTCGATCGGGCGGAGAAGGAGCTCGAGAAGATCACCCACGACCACGTGGACGAGATCGACAAGGCCCTGCACCACAAGGAACAGGAGCTGCTCGAGGTGTGA
- a CDS encoding UMP kinase has translation MTVPRWRRVVLKLSGEALAEHGRSGLDAAVIEQIASELVDARLELGVDIAVVVGGGNIWRGMRGAGVGMDPAQSDYMGMLATVINALALQDAMERLGLPTRVQTAIEMERIAEPYIRRRAIRHLEKGRVVIFAGGTGNPFFTTDTAAALRAAEVGAEAILKGTHSGVDGVYSADPKADPAAVRFDQVSYIEVLNRGLKVMDSTAITFCMDNQLPIVVFDVLQPGNLRSVLEGQAVGTLVS, from the coding sequence CTGACGGTGCCGCGCTGGCGCCGGGTCGTCCTGAAGCTGTCCGGCGAAGCCCTCGCCGAGCACGGCAGATCGGGCCTCGATGCCGCCGTCATCGAGCAGATCGCGTCCGAGCTGGTCGACGCCCGGCTGGAGCTCGGGGTGGACATCGCGGTCGTCGTCGGTGGCGGCAACATCTGGCGAGGCATGCGCGGCGCCGGCGTCGGGATGGACCCGGCCCAGTCCGACTACATGGGCATGCTGGCCACGGTCATCAACGCCCTCGCCCTCCAGGACGCCATGGAGCGCCTCGGGCTCCCGACCCGGGTCCAGACCGCCATCGAGATGGAGCGCATCGCCGAGCCCTACATCCGCCGGCGCGCCATCCGGCACCTGGAGAAGGGCCGGGTGGTGATCTTCGCCGGGGGCACCGGCAACCCGTTCTTCACCACCGACACCGCCGCGGCGCTCCGTGCCGCCGAGGTGGGTGCCGAGGCGATCCTGAAGGGGACGCACTCGGGGGTGGACGGCGTGTACAGCGCCGACCCCAAGGCCGACCCCGCCGCCGTCCGGTTCGACCAGGTCAGCTACATCGAGGTCCTGAATCGGGGCCTCAAGGTGATGGACTCCACCGCCATCACGTTCTGCATGGACAACCAGCTCCCCATCGTCGTGTTCGACGTGCTGCAGCCCGGGAACCTGCGGTCCGTCCTCGAAGGCCAGGCGGTCGGTACGCTGGTCTCCTGA
- the tsf gene encoding translation elongation factor Ts, whose product MAEFTAKDVQALRQATGAGMMDAKKALQENEGDFESAKRWLREKGLAQSEKRADRASEQGAVAVGVAGSAAAIVELRCETDFVAKADAFRDLVAELGELVAAGGEEAAAERADAIDSLKVGLKENIQLGRVVRFEAAPGDVIDSYVHVQNDRGVNAVLVELAGGTVEQAHEVAVHIAFARPEYLSRDEVPADVVAAERETLENITRNEGKPEQAVPKIVEGRLNGFYKGICLLEQPYVRDEKQSVQQYLGDARIVRFAQVVVGG is encoded by the coding sequence ATGGCCGAGTTCACCGCCAAGGACGTCCAGGCCCTGCGTCAGGCGACCGGCGCCGGGATGATGGACGCCAAGAAGGCGCTGCAGGAGAACGAGGGCGACTTCGAGTCGGCCAAGAGGTGGCTGCGCGAGAAGGGCCTGGCCCAGAGCGAGAAGCGCGCCGACCGGGCCTCCGAGCAGGGCGCGGTGGCCGTGGGCGTCGCCGGCAGTGCCGCTGCCATCGTCGAGCTGCGCTGCGAGACCGACTTCGTGGCCAAGGCCGACGCGTTCCGCGACCTGGTCGCCGAGCTGGGCGAGCTGGTCGCGGCCGGGGGCGAGGAGGCCGCGGCCGAGCGGGCCGACGCCATCGACTCGCTCAAGGTCGGCCTGAAGGAGAACATCCAGCTCGGGCGAGTCGTGCGCTTCGAGGCTGCGCCCGGCGACGTCATCGACAGCTACGTCCACGTCCAGAACGACCGGGGCGTGAACGCGGTGCTGGTCGAGCTGGCCGGCGGCACCGTCGAGCAGGCCCACGAGGTGGCCGTCCACATCGCGTTCGCGAGGCCCGAGTACCTGTCGCGCGACGAGGTGCCGGCCGACGTGGTCGCGGCCGAGCGCGAGACCCTCGAGAACATCACTCGCAACGAGGGCAAGCCCGAGCAGGCCGTCCCCAAGATCGTCGAGGGGCGGCTCAACGGCTTCTACAAGGGGATCTGCCTCCTCGAGCAGCCCTACGTGCGCGACGAGAAGCAGAGCGTGCAGCAGTACCTGGGCGATGCCCGCATCGTGCGGTTCGCGCAAGTGGTGGTGGGCGGCTGA
- the rpsB gene encoding 30S ribosomal protein S2: MAPVVTMRQLLEAGVHFGHQTRRWNPKMKRFIFGERNGIYIIDLQQTLQRIETAYTFVRDLVADGGTILFIGTKKQAQDPIRTYADLCGMPYINERWLGGMLTNFATISGRVNKMAEYERMRAVGEFDAMPKKEALILSRELEKLQRNLGGLRTMTKLPDAVFILDTKKEHIAVTEANKLGLPIVAVVDTNCDPDVIQFVIPGNDDAIRSGTLMCRVMSDAVDEGRFIASRRNPAAAAGPAVRTTDDEARIAAEQAAARRVAAQEAAAREARVAAALEAPDAVQEGASPAAAEETAPLPPETTEE; this comes from the coding sequence ATGGCGCCAGTCGTCACCATGAGGCAGCTGCTGGAGGCCGGGGTCCACTTCGGTCACCAGACCCGCCGCTGGAACCCCAAGATGAAGCGGTTCATCTTCGGGGAGCGCAACGGGATCTACATCATCGACCTGCAGCAGACGCTGCAGCGCATCGAGACCGCCTACACCTTCGTGCGGGATCTCGTGGCCGACGGCGGCACGATCCTGTTCATCGGCACCAAGAAGCAGGCCCAGGATCCGATCCGCACCTACGCCGACCTCTGCGGCATGCCCTACATCAACGAGCGGTGGCTGGGCGGCATGCTCACCAACTTCGCCACCATCTCCGGCCGCGTGAACAAGATGGCCGAGTACGAGCGCATGCGGGCGGTGGGCGAGTTCGACGCCATGCCGAAGAAGGAGGCGCTGATCCTCTCGCGCGAGCTCGAGAAGCTGCAGCGCAACCTGGGCGGCCTCCGCACCATGACGAAGCTCCCCGACGCGGTGTTCATCCTCGACACCAAGAAGGAGCACATCGCCGTCACCGAGGCCAACAAGCTCGGCCTGCCGATCGTCGCCGTGGTCGACACCAACTGCGACCCCGACGTGATCCAGTTCGTCATCCCCGGCAACGACGACGCGATCCGCTCCGGCACGCTGATGTGTCGCGTCATGTCGGACGCGGTGGACGAAGGCCGGTTCATCGCGTCGCGCCGGAACCCCGCCGCGGCCGCCGGCCCCGCCGTGCGCACCACCGACGACGAGGCCCGCATCGCCGCCGAGCAGGCTGCCGCCCGTCGGGTCGCGGCGCAGGAGGCGGCGGCTCGGGAGGCTCGCGTCGCCGCTGCCCTCGAGGCCCCCGACGCCGTGCAGGAGGGTGCGTCGCCGGCCGCTGCCGAGGAGACGGCGCCCCTTCCCCCCGAGACCACCGAGGAGTAG